A window of Fluoribacter dumoffii NY 23 contains these coding sequences:
- the putA gene encoding bifunctional proline dehydrogenase/L-glutamate gamma-semialdehyde dehydrogenase PutA, producing the protein MLEKQIIQLPEGIRAAINDAYRVEELSLITELCDKAALSQQQLIDIKNSATKFVESVRAERKKSTGIDSFLTEYALSSEEGIALMCLAEALLRVPDSATIDNLIKDKLSGGDWKSHIGQSDSFFVNATTWALMLTGKILTPEKAQTTLAKSLMKLVNRSSEAVVRKAVDKAMRIMSKQFVMGRTIGEALNRAKKKEAQGYRYSYDMLGEAALTSIDASRYFEAYKEAIETIGKQADKDSTVYRRAGISIKLSALHPRYNESQHERVMNELPPKLLALARLAKEYDIALTVDAEESERLDLSLDVMERVFNDASLDGWNGFGLAVQSYQKRAFYVLDWVAALARRKQRRIMVRLIKGAYWDSEIKKTQMQGLKEYPVFTRKVFTDVSFQACAKKILTMTDAIYPQFATHNAYSVAMILNITGDYRDFEFQCLHGMGNELYQQVVPAERHGIPCRIYAPVGSHEDLLPYLVRRLLENGANSSFVNRIVDDNAPISTLVEDPVEKAKSLLHKMNQNIPLPEDLFQPGRKNSKGLDFTDRTERARLQQKMAQIKLQQWSAEPVISGTTTLIGEKQRLESPQQTENIIGTVQNASLQDVDQALKNAAQTFPDWSAMPVKDRAACINRFADLLEENQAELMTIACLEAGKTMNDCIAEVREAVDFCRYYSMQAQQILSEPLRLTGYTGELNELSLHPRGVVLCISPWNFPLAIFTGQVVAALATGNCVIAKPAEQTPLIATYTVKLMHKAGIPVGAVQLLPGPGETIGAALVADKRIKAVLFTGSTDTANLINHTLATRGGEIIPLIAETGGQNAMIVDSSALLEQVVVDAVNSAFGSAGQRCSALRVLFVQEEVYPRTVALLKGAMAELVVGDPRWLVTDIGPVIDKTALTTLKNHVENMKKRFEIIYQCPLDESLESGYFMPPTAIAIDHINALEKEVFGPVLHVIQFKRKDLDKVIKQINATGYGLTLGIHSRINETVEYIRKNIHAGNCYVNRNMIGAVVGLQPFGGEGLSGTGPKAGGPNYLTRLCHERTYTVDTTAAGGNASLMSLPD; encoded by the coding sequence ATGCTGGAAAAGCAGATCATACAATTACCTGAAGGAATACGAGCTGCAATTAATGATGCATATCGTGTTGAGGAATTATCGTTAATCACCGAGCTTTGCGACAAAGCAGCATTAAGCCAACAACAATTAATCGACATTAAGAACAGCGCAACAAAATTTGTTGAATCGGTCCGAGCTGAACGAAAAAAAAGTACAGGTATCGATTCATTTTTAACTGAATATGCATTATCCAGTGAGGAAGGTATTGCCCTTATGTGTTTGGCTGAAGCATTATTACGCGTTCCAGACAGTGCAACAATTGATAATTTAATCAAAGACAAATTGTCAGGTGGTGATTGGAAATCTCATATAGGACAAAGCGATTCTTTTTTTGTAAATGCAACCACTTGGGCACTAATGCTCACGGGTAAAATTCTGACCCCAGAAAAGGCTCAAACAACTTTAGCCAAATCTTTAATGAAACTCGTCAATCGCAGCAGTGAAGCAGTAGTAAGAAAAGCTGTGGATAAAGCGATGCGAATCATGAGTAAACAGTTTGTCATGGGACGAACAATAGGTGAAGCGTTAAACCGGGCAAAAAAGAAAGAAGCCCAGGGATATCGTTATTCCTACGACATGCTGGGTGAGGCGGCACTTACATCTATCGATGCATCCCGTTATTTTGAAGCATATAAAGAAGCAATCGAAACTATAGGCAAACAGGCAGATAAAGACTCAACTGTTTATAGGCGTGCAGGAATTTCTATAAAACTATCTGCGCTACACCCTCGGTATAATGAAAGTCAGCATGAGCGCGTGATGAATGAATTGCCGCCAAAATTATTGGCGCTTGCCCGATTGGCAAAAGAATATGATATTGCTCTTACAGTAGATGCTGAAGAATCAGAGCGTTTGGATTTATCACTTGATGTGATGGAACGTGTCTTTAATGATGCCAGTTTAGATGGGTGGAATGGCTTTGGTCTGGCAGTACAGTCTTATCAAAAAAGAGCTTTCTATGTCTTGGATTGGGTGGCTGCTCTGGCAAGAAGGAAACAGCGTCGGATTATGGTGCGTTTGATAAAAGGTGCTTATTGGGATAGTGAAATCAAGAAAACACAGATGCAGGGCTTAAAAGAATATCCCGTGTTTACTCGCAAGGTGTTTACAGATGTTTCTTTCCAGGCATGTGCCAAAAAAATATTAACCATGACCGATGCGATTTATCCCCAATTTGCTACTCATAATGCCTATTCAGTAGCGATGATTTTAAATATTACAGGTGATTATCGAGATTTTGAATTTCAATGTTTGCATGGAATGGGGAATGAATTGTATCAACAAGTAGTACCTGCAGAACGTCATGGTATTCCTTGTCGTATTTATGCGCCTGTAGGAAGCCATGAAGATCTGTTGCCTTACTTGGTACGCAGGCTATTGGAAAATGGAGCAAATTCTTCATTCGTAAACCGTATTGTAGACGACAATGCACCTATTAGCACCCTGGTAGAGGATCCTGTTGAAAAAGCAAAATCTCTACTGCATAAAATGAACCAAAATATTCCTCTACCGGAAGATTTGTTTCAACCAGGTAGAAAAAACTCTAAAGGATTAGATTTTACAGATCGCACAGAGCGCGCTCGCCTGCAGCAAAAAATGGCACAAATCAAGCTACAACAGTGGTCTGCCGAACCTGTTATTTCAGGTACTACAACCCTTATTGGCGAAAAGCAACGCCTCGAATCTCCCCAACAGACGGAAAATATTATTGGCACCGTCCAAAATGCCTCTCTTCAAGATGTGGACCAGGCTTTAAAAAATGCCGCACAAACTTTTCCGGATTGGTCTGCTATGCCGGTCAAGGATAGAGCAGCCTGTATTAATCGTTTTGCGGATTTATTGGAAGAGAACCAGGCTGAACTTATGACAATAGCCTGTCTGGAAGCAGGTAAAACTATGAATGACTGTATTGCAGAAGTACGTGAAGCAGTTGATTTTTGCCGCTACTACTCCATGCAAGCGCAACAAATTTTATCCGAGCCTTTACGTCTGACAGGATATACAGGGGAATTAAATGAACTCAGTTTGCATCCCCGCGGCGTCGTACTCTGTATTAGCCCCTGGAATTTTCCCCTGGCGATTTTTACAGGACAAGTGGTTGCGGCATTAGCTACTGGAAATTGTGTTATTGCAAAGCCTGCAGAACAAACTCCACTAATAGCCACCTATACAGTCAAATTAATGCATAAAGCAGGGATTCCGGTAGGGGCGGTCCAATTACTTCCTGGTCCAGGTGAGACAATTGGTGCTGCATTAGTAGCAGATAAACGAATTAAAGCGGTGTTATTTACAGGTTCAACGGATACAGCCAATCTCATCAACCATACTTTAGCGACCCGTGGCGGAGAAATTATTCCATTGATTGCTGAAACCGGTGGTCAGAATGCAATGATTGTAGATTCATCTGCCTTACTGGAACAAGTAGTTGTGGATGCGGTGAACTCTGCGTTCGGTAGTGCTGGCCAAAGGTGTTCGGCATTACGTGTTTTGTTTGTGCAGGAGGAGGTTTACCCCAGAACTGTAGCCCTGCTGAAGGGAGCTATGGCTGAGTTGGTCGTAGGCGATCCTCGCTGGCTGGTGACCGATATAGGACCTGTTATAGATAAAACCGCTTTAACTACATTGAAAAATCATGTGGAAAATATGAAAAAGCGTTTTGAAATAATATACCAATGCCCGTTAGACGAATCACTTGAGTCTGGATATTTTATGCCACCCACAGCGATTGCTATCGATCACATCAATGCCTTGGAAAAAGAAGTGTTTGGTCCGGTATTGCATGTGATCCAGTTCAAACGAAAAGATTTGGATAAGGTAATTAAGCAAATAAATGCCACCGGTTATGGTTTAACTTTGGGTATTCATAGTCGCATTAATGAAACAGTGGAATACATTAGAAAAAATATTCAT
- a CDS encoding murein L,D-transpeptidase catalytic domain family protein — MNTLLTLISTVILTSNITSSAPSFAARAEPDINTTLQHLSSKAPQLNRNVLKLALTAYKNASKKGNVKKPVLTVIDYSLPSNKQRMWVFDLRRERLLYNTYVAHGKNSGVNKANRFSNIPSSKQSSLGTYITKDTYIGHKGYSLNLQGLDKGFNDNALSRRVVIHGAWYVEPDFIKRAGRAGLSWGCPAIAQTLAKPVINTIKNGSVIFAYFPDRKFLSRSGYLVA, encoded by the coding sequence ATGAATACTCTATTAACTCTAATCTCAACGGTTATTTTAACCAGTAATATAACTTCCAGCGCACCCTCATTTGCTGCCAGAGCAGAACCTGATATCAATACTACATTACAGCATTTGAGCAGTAAGGCACCACAATTAAACAGGAATGTTTTAAAACTCGCGTTAACTGCATATAAAAATGCAAGCAAAAAAGGAAACGTGAAGAAACCTGTACTTACAGTAATCGATTATTCCTTACCCTCAAACAAGCAACGTATGTGGGTATTTGATCTTCGCAGAGAACGTCTCTTATACAATACTTACGTTGCCCATGGCAAAAACTCTGGTGTGAACAAAGCAAATCGGTTTTCGAATATCCCATCAAGTAAACAATCCAGTTTAGGTACCTACATAACAAAAGATACCTATATAGGCCATAAGGGCTATTCGCTCAATCTACAGGGGCTGGATAAAGGATTTAATGATAATGCCTTAAGCAGACGGGTGGTAATACATGGCGCATGGTACGTTGAACCTGATTTTATCAAACGTGCAGGCCGCGCTGGATTATCATGGGGTTGTCCTGCTATTGCACAAACTCTGGCAAAGCCCGTAATTAACACTATTAAAAATGGCTCTGTAATTTTTGCCTATTTTCCGGATAGAAAATTCTTATCCCGATCAGGTTATCTGGTAGCATAA
- the ubiG gene encoding bifunctional 2-polyprenyl-6-hydroxyphenol methylase/3-demethylubiquinol 3-O-methyltransferase UbiG produces MSHSETTINPQEVNKFAQHADLWWDTEGPLKTLHDINQTRLDFVKNHVDLKDLKVLDVGCGGGILCEAMARSGAHVTGIDAAPEAIAVAHEHAKNNNYKIDYLSTSVEAYNDNRFDVITCMEMLEHVENPELVFEHCSRLLKPQGFLFVSTINRTIKAYATAIIVAEYILNLLPKQTHDYKKFIKPSELFAMARPWNFSLVDLKGMDYNPFLRKASLESDIKVNYLMALQLT; encoded by the coding sequence ATGAGCCATTCCGAAACTACTATTAATCCCCAAGAAGTTAATAAATTTGCCCAGCACGCCGACTTATGGTGGGATACCGAGGGGCCATTAAAAACTCTCCACGATATCAACCAAACACGCCTTGATTTTGTAAAAAACCATGTGGATTTGAAGGATTTAAAAGTCCTGGATGTTGGATGTGGAGGAGGGATCTTGTGTGAGGCTATGGCACGCTCGGGAGCACACGTTACCGGTATAGATGCTGCCCCTGAGGCAATTGCTGTGGCTCATGAGCATGCGAAAAATAACAATTATAAGATTGACTATTTATCCACGTCAGTAGAAGCATATAACGACAATCGCTTTGATGTAATTACGTGCATGGAAATGTTGGAACACGTAGAAAACCCAGAATTGGTTTTTGAACATTGCAGTCGCTTGCTCAAGCCCCAAGGTTTTTTATTTGTATCGACGATTAATAGAACTATTAAAGCCTATGCTACTGCAATTATTGTTGCAGAATACATTTTGAATTTGTTACCGAAACAAACACATGATTATAAAAAATTTATAAAGCCAAGCGAATTGTTTGCCATGGCGAGGCCCTGGAATTTTAGTTTAGTTGATTTAAAAGGAATGGATTATAATCCTTTTTTACGTAAAGCATCATTAGAATCAGATATCAAGGTGAATTATTTAATGGCTTTGCAGTTAACTTAA
- a CDS encoding uracil-DNA glycosylase family protein yields MEASLECSSPGIKLETQSLLNNCHSDWKGILIKALETMDQDYLHQLIYDENWLPGKEKLFAAFSLPLDKTQYILLGESPYPRKESANGYAFWDHSVSSLWSDNGLSKTVNRATSLRNWIKMLLVACGELNSDTSQAQIAQLNKNALVQTAQQLFEGMMKKGILLLNACLVYSEGKVPYHARQWKPFIQSLLSQLAVVKPAIQLILLGKIAETVAQSNLPVGLIAEHPYNVSFITNQRVIDFFKPLDLLKL; encoded by the coding sequence GTGGAAGCGTCGTTGGAGTGCTCTTCACCGGGCATAAAATTAGAAACTCAATCATTGTTGAATAATTGTCATTCAGATTGGAAAGGAATTCTTATAAAAGCACTAGAAACAATGGATCAGGATTATTTGCATCAATTAATTTATGATGAAAATTGGTTACCGGGAAAAGAAAAGTTATTCGCAGCTTTCAGTTTACCCCTAGATAAAACCCAATATATTTTATTGGGTGAGTCACCTTATCCCCGTAAGGAATCGGCCAATGGATATGCTTTCTGGGATCATTCGGTCAGTAGCTTATGGAGTGATAACGGCTTAAGTAAAACAGTTAATAGAGCAACTTCTTTACGTAATTGGATAAAAATGTTGCTTGTCGCATGTGGGGAATTGAACTCGGACACATCGCAAGCCCAGATAGCACAACTGAATAAAAATGCTTTAGTGCAAACAGCACAACAATTATTCGAAGGGATGATGAAGAAGGGAATTTTGTTGCTGAATGCGTGTCTGGTATATAGTGAAGGCAAAGTTCCTTATCATGCCCGGCAATGGAAACCTTTTATACAAAGCCTTCTAAGTCAATTGGCTGTGGTTAAACCTGCAATTCAACTGATTTTGTTAGGCAAGATTGCAGAAACTGTTGCACAAAGTAACTTACCTGTGGGACTTATTGCAGAGCATCCTTATAATGTAAGTTTTATTACCAATCAGCGAGTTATCGATTTTTTTAAGCCACTGGATTTATTAAAACTATGA
- a CDS encoding ProQ/FINO family protein, with protein sequence MDKQPLTTVKKDKLQVIDWLIEHFPNAFFKKGNQIKPLKIGIFDDIIDFYERLESPPFSKKSLREALSYYSASPAYLNCQKENAARVDIYGNEVDVVTQEQAKYAHQRYVERYNKKQNAEKGTASLNKA encoded by the coding sequence ATGGACAAGCAACCGTTAACAACCGTTAAAAAAGATAAATTACAAGTTATAGATTGGCTTATTGAACACTTTCCAAATGCTTTTTTCAAAAAAGGAAATCAGATTAAACCTCTGAAAATAGGTATATTTGATGATATTATCGACTTCTACGAGCGCCTTGAGTCTCCACCATTCAGCAAAAAATCTTTACGGGAAGCATTAAGTTACTATAGTGCCTCACCTGCTTATTTAAATTGTCAGAAAGAAAATGCTGCACGAGTTGATATTTACGGGAATGAAGTGGATGTAGTCACTCAAGAACAAGCTAAATATGCCCATCAACGTTATGTAGAACGCTATAACAAAAAACAAAATGCAGAAAAAGGCACTGCAAGTTTAAATAAAGCATAG